A stretch of the Bordetella genomosp. 8 genome encodes the following:
- a CDS encoding deoxyguanosinetriphosphate triphosphohydrolase — translation MNTYADTLAPYAADPLRSLGRAHSEPPPQNRTEFQRDRDRIIHCTAFRRLEYKTQVFINHEGDLFRTRLTHSLEVAQIARTLARSLRVNEELTEAISLAHDLGHTPFGHAGQDELNACMHELAPGAGGFEHNLQSLRVVDELEERYAAFNGLNLCFETREGILKHCSLAHARQLGAVGERFIRRRRPSLEAQLANLADEIAYNNHDIDDGLRSGLVTVEQMRQVRIFARHYDVVAVQFAGVPQRRQIAETIRRMINTLIVDLTDTTAERIARHRPESVDDVREAPALVGFSEGIRAEADELKRFLFENLYRHFRVMRMTSKARRIVRDLFTAFLADPRLLPPDYLRRDAQPRAISDYIAGMTDRYAMREHKRLFDMSY, via the coding sequence ATGAACACTTACGCGGACACACTGGCTCCCTATGCCGCCGATCCCCTGCGCAGCCTGGGCCGCGCGCACAGCGAACCGCCGCCGCAGAACCGCACGGAATTCCAGCGCGATCGCGATCGCATCATCCATTGCACCGCCTTCCGGCGGCTGGAATACAAGACCCAGGTCTTCATCAACCACGAAGGCGACCTGTTCCGCACGCGGCTGACGCACAGCCTGGAAGTGGCGCAGATCGCGCGCACGCTGGCGCGCAGCCTGCGCGTCAACGAGGAATTGACGGAAGCCATCTCGCTGGCGCACGACCTGGGCCACACGCCCTTCGGCCACGCCGGCCAGGATGAACTGAATGCCTGCATGCACGAGCTTGCGCCGGGCGCCGGCGGCTTCGAGCACAATCTGCAGAGCCTGCGCGTGGTTGACGAGCTGGAAGAACGCTACGCGGCGTTCAATGGCCTGAACCTGTGCTTCGAGACCCGCGAAGGCATCCTCAAGCATTGTTCGCTGGCGCACGCGCGGCAGCTGGGCGCGGTGGGCGAGCGTTTCATTCGCCGCCGCCGGCCGTCGCTGGAGGCGCAATTGGCCAATCTGGCCGATGAGATCGCCTACAACAATCACGACATCGACGATGGACTGCGGTCCGGCCTGGTAACGGTGGAACAGATGCGCCAGGTACGCATATTCGCGCGCCATTACGATGTCGTGGCGGTGCAGTTCGCCGGTGTTCCGCAACGCCGGCAGATCGCGGAAACCATACGCCGGATGATCAATACGCTGATCGTCGACCTGACCGACACGACGGCGGAACGCATCGCCAGGCACCGGCCGGAAAGCGTGGACGACGTGCGCGAAGCGCCGGCGCTGGTGGGATTTTCCGAAGGGATACGCGCCGAGGCCGACGAGCTCAAGCGCTTCCTGTTCGAAAACCTGTACCGGCATTTCCGCGTGATGCGCATGACGTCCAAGGCGCGCCGCATCGTGCGCGACCTGTTCACCGCCTTCCTGGCGGATCCGCGCCTGCTGCCGCCGGATTACCTGCGGCGCGACGCGCAGCCGCGCGCCATCTCGGATTACATCGCCGGCATGACCGACCGCTACGCCATGCGCGAACACAAGCGGCTGTTCGATATGTCCTATTGA
- a CDS encoding shikimate kinase, protein MMGAGKTTIGRSLARVLGRDFVDLDHELESRCGVRVPVIFEIEGEAGFRKREAAALANCAARRGIVLATGGGAILAAENRAVLREQGIVVYLRASVDELYRRTCRDKNRPLLATADPRGTLRDLLARREPLYREVAHLVIETGCVPVSTLVKQLTPKLQAYEKQA, encoded by the coding sequence ATGATGGGGGCGGGCAAGACCACGATAGGGCGCTCGCTGGCGCGCGTGCTGGGCCGCGACTTCGTCGACCTGGACCATGAACTGGAATCCCGCTGCGGCGTGCGCGTGCCGGTCATATTCGAGATCGAAGGCGAGGCGGGCTTCCGCAAGCGCGAAGCCGCCGCGCTGGCGAATTGCGCCGCCCGGCGCGGCATCGTGCTGGCTACCGGCGGTGGTGCCATCCTGGCCGCCGAAAACCGCGCCGTGCTGCGCGAGCAGGGCATCGTCGTCTACCTGCGCGCCAGCGTGGATGAGCTTTACCGCCGCACCTGCCGCGACAAGAACCGCCCGCTGCTGGCCACCGCCGATCCCCGCGGCACCCTGCGCGACCTGCTGGCGCGCCGCGAACCCCTGTACCGAGAGGTCGCGCACCTGGTCATCGAAACCGGCTGCGTGCCCGTCAGCACGCTGGTCAAGCAGCTGACGCCAAAGCTGCAAGCCTACGAGAAGCAAGCATGA
- the aroB gene encoding 3-dehydroquinate synthase, translated as MKVVDVAVPGARYPIRIAPGRLDHLDEAIPPNATAIALVTNPTVAALYAERAERALARTGRKVVRIDLPDGEEHKDSGTLNQIFDVLLSNGFDRRSVLVALGGGVIGDMTGFAAAVYMRGIRFVQVPTTLLAQVDSSVGGKTGVNHPLGKNMIGAFHQPVAVEIDTDVLATLPAREVSAGLAEVIKYGMILDADFWAWCEANAARLRALDRDVLGQAIQVSCELKAKVVGQDERESGLRAILNLGHTFGHAIESGLGYGAWLHGEAVGCGMVQAAELSAEVAGLPREDVARVRKLVEAIGCPTTAPDLGAERWLSLMRVDKKAEGGEIRFVLTPRIGQAIIQGAPRDAVLRVLERTVA; from the coding sequence ATGAAAGTCGTCGATGTCGCCGTGCCCGGCGCCCGTTATCCCATCCGTATCGCGCCGGGCCGGCTCGACCATCTGGATGAGGCCATCCCGCCCAATGCCACCGCGATCGCCCTCGTCACCAATCCCACGGTGGCCGCGCTGTACGCCGAACGCGCGGAACGCGCGCTGGCCAGGACGGGGCGCAAGGTGGTGCGCATCGACCTGCCGGATGGCGAGGAGCACAAGGACAGCGGCACGCTGAACCAGATCTTCGACGTCCTGCTGTCCAACGGCTTCGATCGGCGTTCCGTGCTGGTGGCCCTGGGCGGCGGCGTCATCGGCGACATGACCGGCTTCGCGGCGGCGGTGTACATGCGGGGCATCCGTTTCGTGCAGGTGCCCACCACGCTGCTGGCGCAGGTGGATTCATCCGTCGGCGGCAAGACCGGGGTGAACCATCCCCTGGGCAAGAACATGATCGGGGCCTTCCACCAGCCGGTCGCCGTCGAAATCGATACCGACGTGCTGGCCACGCTGCCGGCGCGCGAGGTGTCGGCCGGGCTGGCGGAAGTCATCAAGTACGGCATGATCCTGGACGCCGATTTCTGGGCCTGGTGCGAGGCGAACGCCGCGCGGCTGCGCGCGCTGGACCGCGACGTGCTGGGACAGGCGATCCAGGTGTCCTGCGAACTCAAGGCCAAGGTGGTGGGCCAGGACGAGCGCGAATCGGGCCTGCGCGCGATCCTGAACCTGGGCCATACCTTCGGCCATGCGATCGAATCGGGGCTGGGATATGGCGCCTGGCTGCATGGCGAGGCCGTCGGCTGCGGCATGGTACAGGCCGCGGAACTGTCCGCCGAGGTCGCCGGCCTGCCGCGCGAGGACGTGGCGCGCGTCCGGAAACTGGTCGAGGCCATCGGCTGTCCAACCACGGCGCCGGACCTGGGCGCGGAACGCTGGCTGTCCTTGATGCGGGTGGACAAAAAGGCGGAAGGCGGCGAGATCCGCTTCGTCCTGACGCCACGTATCGGCCAGGCCATCATCCAGGGCGCGCCGCGGGACGCCGTGCTCCGGGTGCTGGAACGCACCGTCGCCTGA
- a CDS encoding DHA2 family efflux MFS transporter permease subunit has translation MTHGIEGRRRWYALTVLCLGVLMIVLDTTIVNVALPSIRADLDFTETSLVWVVNAYMLTFGGFLLLGGRLGDLYGHRRMFLAGLALFTLASLACGMAHTREFLIAARAVQGLGGAVVSAVSLSLVMNLFTEAGERAKAMGIYGFVCAGGGSIGVLLGGLLTSTLSWHWIFLVNLPIGVAVYALCLALIPRGRGMAMDGPLDVAGAITITAALMLAVYAVVNGNEAGWGSTQSVAMLAAAVILLALFLAIEARVRAPLVPLRLFRLRNLAVSNVVGVLWAAAMFAWFFISALYLQLVLGYDAMQIGLAFLPANLIMAAFSLGLSARLVMRFGIRVPLGGGLLIAAIGLALFGYAPVQGSFALHVLPGMLLLGLGAGVAFNPVLLAAMSDVQPDESGLASGIVNTSFMMGGSLGLAVLASLAAARSHAAAAAGAAPAVALNQGYQLAFLCGAGFALAAAILGGYWLRTRLHAQADRQEPARAHQ, from the coding sequence ATGACACACGGCATAGAAGGCCGTAGACGCTGGTACGCGCTGACGGTGCTATGCCTGGGCGTACTGATGATCGTGCTCGACACCACCATCGTGAACGTGGCGCTGCCATCCATCCGCGCCGACCTGGATTTCACCGAAACGTCCCTGGTGTGGGTCGTCAACGCCTACATGCTGACCTTCGGCGGCTTCCTGCTGCTGGGCGGCCGGCTGGGCGATCTCTACGGCCACCGGCGCATGTTCCTGGCCGGCCTGGCGCTGTTCACCCTGGCCTCGCTGGCCTGTGGCATGGCGCACACGCGCGAATTCCTGATCGCCGCGCGCGCCGTGCAGGGCCTGGGCGGCGCCGTCGTCTCGGCGGTATCGCTGTCGCTGGTGATGAACCTGTTCACCGAAGCGGGCGAACGCGCCAAGGCCATGGGCATCTACGGTTTCGTCTGCGCGGGCGGCGGCAGCATCGGCGTACTGCTGGGCGGCCTGCTGACGTCCACCCTCAGCTGGCACTGGATCTTCCTGGTCAACCTGCCCATCGGCGTGGCGGTCTATGCGCTGTGCCTGGCCCTCATCCCGCGCGGCCGCGGCATGGCCATGGACGGTCCCCTGGACGTGGCCGGCGCGATCACGATCACAGCCGCGCTGATGCTGGCCGTGTATGCGGTGGTCAACGGCAATGAAGCGGGCTGGGGCTCCACGCAGTCCGTCGCGATGCTGGCGGCGGCGGTCATCCTGCTCGCGCTGTTCCTGGCCATCGAGGCGCGCGTGCGCGCCCCGCTGGTGCCGCTGCGCCTGTTCCGCCTGCGCAACCTGGCCGTGTCCAACGTGGTCGGGGTGCTGTGGGCGGCGGCGATGTTCGCCTGGTTCTTCATCTCGGCGCTGTACCTGCAACTGGTGCTGGGCTACGACGCCATGCAGATCGGCCTGGCGTTCCTGCCGGCCAACCTGATCATGGCCGCGTTTTCGCTGGGGCTGTCCGCCAGGCTGGTCATGCGCTTCGGCATCCGTGTGCCATTGGGAGGCGGCCTGCTGATCGCCGCCATCGGCCTCGCGCTGTTCGGCTACGCGCCCGTGCAGGGCAGCTTCGCGCTGCACGTGCTGCCCGGCATGCTGCTGCTCGGACTGGGCGCCGGCGTCGCCTTCAATCCCGTCCTGCTGGCGGCGATGAGCGACGTCCAGCCCGACGAATCCGGCCTGGCATCGGGCATCGTGAATACCTCGTTCATGATGGGCGGTTCGCTGGGACTGGCGGTCCTGGCCAGCCTGGCGGCGGCACGCTCCCATGCCGCGGCCGCGGCTGGCGCGGCGCCCGCGGTCGCGCTGAACCAGGGATACCAGTTGGCCTTTCTATGCGGCGCGGGCTTCGCCCTGGCCGCCGCCATCCTGGGCGGATACTGGCTGCGCACGCGTCTGCACGCGCAGGCGGACCGGCAGGAGCCCGCGCGGGCCCATCAATAG